A genomic region of Catalinimonas niigatensis contains the following coding sequences:
- a CDS encoding SPW repeat domain-containing protein has translation MNLSFRNLFFVRKGMFPEDKQIAYEEHHKNTSWAYYATLALGFWLIAGPSTFGYQVSAMIWNDIVAGIFMVVLSYFAIKPYKLWAQWGLIFLGIWLFLAPAIFWSKEGAALLNDYLIGTLVIVFAIIIPRQPGIKLYAQAGPNVPPGWSYNPSAWSERVPVIFFAWLGFFVARYMGAFQLEFINTIWDPFFGDGTRKVLTSDVSESFPISDAMLGAFSYILDILMGYAGGVHRWRTMPWVVIVFGILIVPLGVVSITLVILQPVAVGFWCTLCLTSAFVSLIMIPFTLDEVLASIQLLRYEKKRGKSFWQVFWFGGTMEGGEIEEKMDPAVLLDKTVKTMFHDLINKPWNLFLVIAVGVWVMAAPGVLGYSGPMADSNHLVGAIIVTFAVISMSEVARTLRFLNILFGVWLIAAPWILGADQDIAMWNGVISGIVLIPLAFPKGKVEDQRGGFDKYVK, from the coding sequence ATGAACCTTAGCTTTAGAAACCTATTTTTTGTAAGGAAAGGCATGTTTCCTGAAGATAAGCAGATCGCTTATGAAGAACATCATAAAAATACAAGCTGGGCTTATTATGCTACCCTGGCTTTGGGGTTCTGGCTGATTGCCGGGCCTTCTACCTTTGGCTATCAGGTATCGGCCATGATCTGGAATGACATTGTAGCCGGAATCTTTATGGTTGTGCTCAGTTATTTTGCCATAAAACCTTATAAGCTATGGGCACAATGGGGGCTTATCTTTTTAGGCATCTGGCTGTTTTTGGCACCCGCGATTTTCTGGTCAAAAGAGGGTGCAGCCCTTTTGAATGATTACCTGATCGGTACCCTGGTGATTGTTTTTGCCATCATCATTCCCCGGCAACCCGGGATCAAGTTATATGCGCAGGCGGGTCCTAATGTCCCTCCTGGTTGGAGCTATAATCCTTCGGCCTGGAGCGAGCGTGTGCCGGTGATCTTTTTTGCATGGCTAGGTTTTTTTGTTGCCCGCTACATGGGTGCTTTTCAGTTAGAATTCATCAATACGATCTGGGACCCTTTTTTTGGAGATGGCACCCGTAAGGTGCTGACCTCCGATGTTTCCGAGTCTTTTCCTATCTCTGATGCTATGTTGGGGGCTTTCTCCTACATTCTTGATATATTGATGGGCTATGCAGGAGGAGTGCACCGCTGGCGTACGATGCCCTGGGTAGTGATTGTTTTCGGTATTCTGATCGTTCCCCTGGGAGTAGTGAGTATTACGCTGGTCATTCTTCAGCCAGTGGCGGTAGGCTTCTGGTGTACTCTATGCCTCACCAGCGCTTTTGTATCTCTCATCATGATTCCTTTCACACTGGATGAAGTGCTGGCTTCTATACAATTGTTGAGGTATGAGAAAAAAAGGGGCAAATCTTTCTGGCAGGTCTTCTGGTTTGGCGGTACCATGGAAGGCGGCGAAATTGAAGAAAAAATGGACCCTGCCGTGCTGTTGGACAAGACAGTAAAAACCATGTTTCATGACCTCATTAACAAACCCTGGAATCTCTTTCTTGTGATAGCAGTAGGTGTGTGGGTGATGGCAGCCCCTGGCGTGTTAGGATATAGCGGACCTATGGCAGACAGCAATCATCTGGTAGGGGCGATCATCGTTACTTTTGCGGTGATCAGTATGTCGGAAGTAGCCCGTACGCTCAGGTTCCTGAATATCCTGTTTGGGGTGTGGCTTATCGCTGCCCCCTGGATTCTGGGAGCAGATCAGGACATAGCGATGTGGAATGGTGTGATTAGTGGAATTGTGTTAATACCATTGGCTTTCCCTAAAGGCAAGGTAGAGGATCAAAGGGGAGGCTTTGACAAGTATGTAAAATAA
- a CDS encoding restriction endonuclease, whose protein sequence is MASEQVNEFVTVNKYTSEGVDGTIYYAELQHAGLKEHKVISAAERPLLVHKLRKQLDMWEDQWLIQQGLRAPEERFYPERRNELSSAEKQMKIQQAEEQSLVAQKKIQEIKDLLLLAFNTEPTVDWNSLKDFREYPQDPPPPTKPVAPSLMSYPKEPSFQDDEFSPKLSVIDMVIPPLKIKKEDKAYKNFQLSYKKWREVCEEIDRENEVVKEAYQDELRSWEKEMRAWKTKEENFYNEQQEMNAVVDQLEQDYGAKDPEAILEYCKMVLHNAQYPETFPKDFTLDFSQHDQTLLLEYAMPSIHDMPILKDVVYLQEKDKFSKTYLDERQRTELYDAALYHTTLRVIYEMFKADKIDAIGAIRFSGWVVSVDPASKHKEKKCILSLHTTKEAFTEIDLSHEEPEDCFKLLGGVTHVQLSKLTPDESAEMNIEEKREIEQNKEPEDTEEVITNLAAMDSENFKHLFLEMLEKEFNQYGGEVNIIQSNKEGEVHAIAFDPDPIRGGKTIIYGKITMYPIDVLEVRELFGNVMKEGASKGILITTSDFVAEARDFAREKPLSLLDASALLFLLQKHGHTFRIDFNEVNR, encoded by the coding sequence ATGGCTTCAGAACAGGTAAATGAATTTGTAACTGTAAATAAATATACCTCTGAAGGTGTAGATGGTACGATTTATTACGCAGAATTACAGCATGCCGGTTTGAAAGAACATAAGGTGATATCTGCTGCCGAGCGTCCCCTTCTGGTGCATAAACTGAGAAAGCAACTGGATATGTGGGAAGACCAGTGGCTTATACAGCAGGGGTTAAGAGCTCCGGAAGAGCGTTTTTATCCTGAAAGGAGGAATGAATTAAGCAGTGCTGAGAAACAGATGAAAATCCAGCAAGCGGAAGAGCAAAGCCTGGTTGCTCAAAAGAAAATTCAGGAAATAAAAGATCTTTTGCTGCTTGCTTTTAACACTGAACCGACAGTGGATTGGAATTCTTTGAAAGATTTTCGGGAGTATCCTCAGGACCCACCTCCCCCAACCAAGCCTGTGGCTCCTTCCCTGATGAGTTATCCGAAAGAGCCTAGCTTTCAGGATGATGAGTTTAGTCCGAAGCTTTCAGTAATAGATATGGTCATACCGCCACTTAAAATAAAAAAAGAGGACAAAGCATATAAGAACTTCCAGCTAAGCTATAAAAAGTGGCGTGAAGTGTGCGAAGAGATAGATAGGGAGAATGAAGTAGTGAAAGAAGCGTATCAGGATGAACTGAGAAGTTGGGAGAAAGAGATGAGGGCATGGAAAACCAAGGAAGAAAACTTTTATAATGAGCAGCAAGAAATGAATGCCGTAGTAGACCAGTTAGAACAGGATTACGGGGCAAAAGATCCTGAGGCTATTCTTGAGTATTGTAAAATGGTCTTGCATAATGCCCAGTATCCTGAAACTTTTCCCAAAGATTTTACGCTGGATTTCAGCCAGCATGATCAGACTTTGCTGCTTGAGTATGCCATGCCTTCTATCCATGATATGCCTATACTCAAAGATGTAGTTTATCTCCAGGAGAAGGATAAATTTAGCAAAACCTATCTGGATGAAAGACAGCGGACTGAGCTGTACGATGCTGCCTTATATCATACCACACTGAGAGTGATATATGAAATGTTTAAAGCCGACAAAATTGATGCGATCGGGGCAATTCGTTTTAGTGGATGGGTTGTTTCAGTTGATCCGGCCAGTAAACATAAAGAAAAGAAGTGTATTCTTTCTCTTCATACTACGAAAGAAGCATTTACAGAAATTGATTTATCTCATGAAGAGCCGGAAGATTGCTTTAAACTGCTTGGAGGGGTTACACATGTTCAATTGAGCAAGCTTACCCCTGATGAGTCTGCTGAAATGAATATAGAGGAAAAGAGAGAGATAGAACAGAACAAAGAGCCTGAAGATACAGAGGAGGTTATTACTAACCTTGCTGCTATGGATAGCGAAAACTTTAAGCATCTATTCTTAGAAATGCTTGAAAAGGAGTTTAATCAATATGGTGGTGAGGTAAATATTATTCAATCAAACAAAGAAGGTGAAGTACATGCTATTGCCTTTGATCCTGATCCGATAAGAGGAGGTAAAACGATCATTTATGGGAAAATAACGATGTATCCTATTGATGTGCTGGAAGTTAGAGAGTTATTTGGAAACGTGATGAAGGAAGGAGCTTCAAAAGGCATTTTGATCACTACCTCAGATTTTGTAGCGGAAGCGCGTGATTTTGCCCGAGAAAAACCTCTTTCTTTGTTGGATGCTTCTGCTTTATTATTCCTCCTGCAAAAACACGGACATACATTCAGAATTGATTTCAATGAGGTGAACAGATAA
- a CDS encoding endo-1,4-beta-xylanase: MNFSLKEITLILLTVLIGGFFLGNQSLKESFRDDFRVGAALNYEQVNGQDIKALNLVTLHFNSISPENVLKWGPVHPSPDEYNFEPADNYVAFGQEEDMFIIGHTLVWHQQTPDWVFEETKGKATTRKKLLERMQSHIATVAGRYRGKIGGWDVVNEALEDDGSLRKTKWLEIIGEDYLAKAFEYTHQAAPEAELYYNDYNLWKPAKRQGAIRMIKNLQEKGIQVDGIGMQGHYSLDAPAIDEIEASILAFSDLGVKVMITELDIDVLPKRGSLSADLGERYEESAAYNPYSEALPDSLEQRLADRYGELFALFYKHRDKISRVTFWGVADHHSWLNNWPIRGRTSYPLLFDREYQAKPAFGAVVEQAGEASY; encoded by the coding sequence ATGAATTTTTCTTTAAAAGAAATCACACTGATCTTACTCACCGTTCTGATAGGAGGTTTTTTTCTGGGAAACCAATCCTTAAAAGAATCCTTCAGAGATGATTTTCGTGTCGGAGCCGCGCTAAACTATGAACAGGTAAACGGACAGGATATCAAAGCTCTCAATCTGGTCACCCTGCATTTCAATTCCATTAGCCCTGAAAATGTGCTGAAGTGGGGACCTGTTCATCCCAGTCCCGATGAATATAACTTTGAGCCTGCTGATAATTACGTGGCCTTTGGACAGGAAGAAGATATGTTCATCATAGGACATACTTTGGTCTGGCACCAGCAGACACCTGACTGGGTATTTGAAGAAACCAAAGGAAAAGCTACAACTCGTAAAAAACTGTTGGAAAGGATGCAAAGCCATATTGCTACTGTAGCAGGTCGCTATCGTGGGAAAATCGGGGGCTGGGATGTGGTAAACGAAGCCCTGGAAGATGACGGCAGCCTCCGTAAAACAAAGTGGCTGGAAATCATCGGCGAAGACTATCTGGCAAAAGCATTTGAATATACCCATCAGGCCGCTCCCGAAGCAGAACTATACTACAATGACTATAACCTGTGGAAACCTGCCAAAAGACAAGGTGCAATCCGTATGATCAAAAACCTCCAGGAAAAGGGAATCCAGGTTGATGGCATTGGCATGCAGGGACACTACAGCCTAGATGCGCCTGCGATAGATGAGATAGAAGCAAGCATCCTTGCTTTCTCGGACTTGGGTGTAAAAGTGATGATCACTGAACTGGATATTGACGTATTGCCTAAACGAGGTAGTTTGAGTGCTGATCTGGGCGAACGTTACGAAGAATCTGCTGCCTACAATCCTTACTCTGAAGCTCTGCCAGACTCCCTGGAGCAACGTTTAGCAGATCGCTATGGCGAGTTGTTTGCCCTTTTTTATAAACATCGGGACAAGATCAGCCGCGTGACATTCTGGGGAGTGGCAGATCATCATTCCTGGCTCAACAACTGGCCCATTCGTGGGCGTACCAGTTATCCTCTGCTTTTTGATAGGGAATACCAGGCTAAACCTGCTTTTGGTGCAGTAGTAGAGCAGGCAGGAGAGGCCTCTTATTGA
- a CDS encoding alpha-glucuronidase family glycosyl hydrolase has protein sequence MRIRLFYFVLIFSFLVSIHLQAEDGYRLWLRYDEIKDTQKLDTYRASITSWIIEGSSPTLKVAGDELNMGLKGLLGEPIPSVNTIEEEGVLLVGTPSSSPLIASLNLDEQLRGLPEEGFIITRTSANGHSTMVIAANGEVGVLYGTYHFLKLLQTHQDIDKLSVKSAPDVQHRILNHWDNLDRTVERGYAGFSLWDWHKLPDFIDPRYIDYARANASVGINGTVITSVNANALILTPAYMEKAAALADVFRPYGLKVYLTARFSAPVEIGGLETADPLDPAVQKWWKDKVDEIYTYIPDFGGFLVKANSEGQPGPQDYGRNHAEGANMLADAVAEHGGIVMWRAFVYSEEVPDDRAKQAYDEFKPLDGSFRDNVMVQVKNGAIDFQPREPFHPLFGAMPQTPLMMEFQITQEYLGQATHLVYLAPFFEEVLQADTYAQGEGSTVAKVIDGSLHNYQLTGVAGVANIGTDRNWTGHHFGQANWYAFGRLTWDMGLSSEAIAEEWIGMTFTNEEGAMKTIKSMMLNSHEAVVNYMTPLGLHHIMGPGHHYGPGPWVKEMSRPDWTSVYYHRADEEGIGFDRTASGSNAVAQYFPPVAEKFSNLQQCPDKYLLWFHHLDWDYKMKSDQILWDEIAYHYQAGVDTVRQMQESWNSLESEVDEERFKHVQAFLEIQKKEAVWWKDACLSYFQTFSDRPIPEGVEKPEQSLEYYQSQRFPFAPGIRPRW, from the coding sequence ATGAGAATACGTTTATTTTATTTTGTCTTGATTTTTTCTTTTTTAGTCTCTATCCATTTGCAGGCAGAAGATGGTTATCGCCTCTGGCTTAGATATGATGAGATCAAGGACACACAAAAACTGGATACCTATCGTGCCTCGATTACCAGCTGGATAATAGAGGGAAGCTCACCCACTTTGAAAGTAGCCGGCGATGAACTAAACATGGGATTGAAGGGCTTATTAGGAGAACCTATTCCTTCGGTAAACACGATAGAAGAAGAAGGTGTTTTATTGGTTGGTACTCCTTCTTCTTCTCCCCTGATTGCCTCTTTGAACCTTGATGAGCAGTTGCGTGGCTTGCCAGAGGAAGGCTTTATCATTACCCGGACCAGTGCCAATGGTCATTCAACGATGGTCATAGCAGCAAATGGTGAGGTAGGTGTCTTGTATGGAACTTATCACTTTCTTAAGCTTCTGCAAACCCATCAGGATATAGACAAACTATCGGTAAAAAGTGCTCCGGATGTACAGCATAGAATACTCAACCATTGGGACAATCTGGATAGAACCGTAGAACGGGGCTATGCTGGCTTTTCTCTCTGGGACTGGCACAAACTCCCTGATTTCATTGACCCCCGCTATATTGATTATGCACGGGCTAATGCTTCTGTGGGAATCAACGGCACAGTTATTACCAGTGTAAATGCCAACGCACTCATCCTCACGCCTGCTTATATGGAAAAAGCAGCAGCTTTGGCAGATGTATTCCGTCCCTACGGCCTCAAAGTTTACCTCACTGCCCGCTTCAGTGCTCCGGTAGAAATTGGGGGGCTGGAAACTGCCGATCCCCTTGATCCAGCCGTACAAAAATGGTGGAAAGATAAGGTGGATGAAATTTACACCTACATTCCTGATTTTGGAGGATTTCTGGTCAAAGCTAATTCTGAAGGGCAGCCCGGACCTCAGGATTATGGCAGAAACCATGCAGAAGGTGCAAATATGCTGGCCGATGCCGTAGCAGAACATGGTGGCATCGTAATGTGGCGGGCTTTTGTCTATAGCGAAGAAGTGCCTGACGACCGGGCAAAACAAGCTTATGATGAGTTTAAACCGCTGGATGGCAGCTTTCGTGACAATGTGATGGTACAGGTAAAAAATGGAGCTATAGATTTTCAGCCACGAGAGCCTTTTCACCCTCTTTTTGGTGCCATGCCCCAGACACCCCTGATGATGGAATTTCAGATCACGCAAGAGTACTTGGGTCAGGCTACCCATCTGGTATATTTAGCACCTTTCTTTGAAGAAGTACTTCAAGCCGATACCTATGCCCAAGGTGAAGGTTCTACGGTAGCCAAGGTTATAGACGGAAGCTTGCATAATTATCAACTCACCGGGGTCGCCGGAGTAGCCAACATCGGTACCGATCGCAACTGGACCGGGCATCACTTCGGGCAAGCTAACTGGTATGCTTTCGGCAGATTGACCTGGGATATGGGCCTCTCTTCAGAAGCCATTGCGGAAGAATGGATTGGCATGACTTTTACCAATGAAGAAGGAGCCATGAAAACCATCAAATCCATGATGCTCAATTCACATGAAGCGGTAGTAAACTATATGACACCCTTAGGTTTGCACCACATCATGGGCCCAGGACATCATTACGGACCTGGCCCCTGGGTAAAAGAGATGAGCCGCCCTGACTGGACCTCAGTATATTACCATCGGGCAGACGAAGAGGGAATAGGCTTTGACCGAACAGCCAGTGGCAGTAATGCGGTTGCCCAGTATTTTCCTCCGGTAGCGGAAAAGTTCAGTAACCTACAGCAGTGCCCGGACAAATACTTACTGTGGTTTCATCACCTGGACTGGGACTATAAGATGAAGTCAGACCAGATTTTGTGGGATGAGATTGCCTATCATTATCAGGCAGGTGTGGATACAGTGCGGCAGATGCAGGAAAGCTGGAACAGCCTGGAAAGTGAGGTGGATGAAGAGCGGTTTAAGCATGTGCAGGCTTTTCTGGAGATACAAAAAAAAGAAGCAGTGTGGTGGAAAGATGCTTGTTTGAGCTATTTTCAAACTTTCTCTGACAGACCCATACCCGAAGGAGTAGAAAAGCCTGAGCAATCTCTGGAATACTACCAAAGCCAAAGATTTCCATTTGCACCGGGTATCAGACCCAGATGGTAA
- a CDS encoding LacI family DNA-binding transcriptional regulator, with the protein MNTKKEVTIYDIAKALNISAATVSRGLKDHPAIKKETKKKIVEAAQQMGYQHNIFASSLRKRKTNTIGVVVPHLNSYFMSSVIAGIEKVANQEGYNLLISQSLESVKKELANVTTMYNSRVDGLLVSLAGDTQNVDHFDFLFKKEIPLIFFDRVFEDPNCISIIINNFQAGYDATKHLIEQGCRRIVHIGGNLTSNVYADRHEGYKKALKDHQITYDPELVIIDIRGGQLGIKAAQQILNMELLPDGIFTANDTSAVACMSELKRAGIRIPQDVAIVGFNDDPIAKLIEPFLTTVHYPGYEMGELAASTLINRLNKLPVNNLNTIVLRHEVIVRESSLKKIIY; encoded by the coding sequence ATGAATACCAAGAAAGAAGTAACCATCTATGATATAGCCAAAGCACTGAATATTTCAGCTGCTACCGTCAGCAGAGGGTTAAAAGACCATCCTGCCATTAAAAAGGAAACTAAAAAGAAGATTGTAGAAGCTGCTCAGCAAATGGGTTATCAGCATAATATATTTGCCAGTAGCCTAAGAAAACGAAAGACAAATACTATCGGTGTGGTAGTGCCCCACCTCAATAGCTACTTTATGTCCTCTGTAATTGCCGGTATAGAGAAAGTAGCCAATCAGGAAGGATATAACCTGCTGATCAGCCAGTCGCTGGAATCGGTGAAGAAAGAGTTGGCCAATGTCACCACCATGTACAACAGTCGGGTAGATGGCTTACTGGTTTCTCTGGCAGGAGATACACAAAACGTCGATCACTTTGACTTCCTGTTCAAAAAAGAAATTCCCCTGATCTTCTTTGATCGGGTGTTTGAAGACCCTAACTGTATCAGCATCATCATCAATAATTTTCAGGCAGGCTATGATGCTACCAAACATTTAATAGAGCAAGGCTGTCGTAGAATTGTCCATATTGGAGGTAACCTCACATCCAATGTGTATGCCGACAGACACGAGGGGTATAAAAAAGCATTAAAAGATCATCAGATAACTTATGATCCTGAACTGGTAATTATTGACATCAGGGGCGGACAGTTGGGTATTAAGGCAGCGCAGCAAATCCTGAATATGGAACTCCTACCGGATGGTATTTTTACAGCGAACGACACTTCGGCAGTAGCCTGTATGAGCGAATTGAAAAGAGCCGGAATTCGTATACCGCAAGATGTGGCAATCGTCGGGTTTAATGATGACCCCATTGCCAAACTGATAGAACCTTTCCTGACCACTGTACATTATCCCGGCTACGAAATGGGAGAATTGGCAGCAAGTACTTTGATCAACAGGCTCAATAAACTACCCGTCAATAACCTGAATACCATCGTCTTACGTCATGAGGTAATAGTACGGGAGTCATCCCTGAAAAAAATTATTTATTGA
- a CDS encoding LacI family DNA-binding transcriptional regulator, translating to MKKANKEVTIYDIAQKLDVSPTTVSRALNNHYSISKETTQAVKKLAHSLGYRPNSVASSLRTNKTNTIGVIMPLINRPFIASLISGIEDSANQEGYNVIISQTHDSYEKEIANAQTLYSSRVAGLIVSLAMETKHYDHFYPFLQNHIPMVSIDRISTEIETDRVIIDNYAAGFKATEHLIQMGCKRIAHFGGAQYRNIYQGRQHGYIDALKKYDLPIDETLIVHSKLSLEEGWKGAEYLLNLPAPPDGIFSANDSAAVSAIQYAKQKGVCIPRDLAIVGFNDDPISSIIEPGLTTVSHPAFDMGKIAAQQVLKNKLTQDIVQSQTIVLKTELILRASSSRKVLRETARKEW from the coding sequence ATGAAAAAAGCCAATAAAGAGGTTACTATCTATGATATAGCCCAAAAACTTGATGTATCCCCCACTACGGTATCAAGAGCGCTCAACAACCACTACAGCATCAGCAAAGAAACAACCCAGGCAGTTAAAAAATTAGCCCATAGCCTTGGCTATCGCCCTAACTCGGTAGCTTCCAGCCTTAGGACCAACAAGACCAATACCATTGGTGTCATCATGCCTCTGATCAACCGCCCCTTTATCGCTTCGCTGATCAGTGGGATAGAAGACAGTGCCAATCAGGAAGGATATAATGTAATTATTTCCCAGACTCATGATTCTTATGAAAAAGAAATAGCCAATGCACAAACACTTTACTCAAGTCGAGTAGCAGGCCTAATTGTATCGCTGGCCATGGAAACCAAACACTATGACCACTTTTATCCTTTCCTGCAAAACCATATCCCTATGGTTTCTATAGATAGGATTAGTACCGAAATAGAAACCGATCGTGTAATCATCGACAATTATGCCGCAGGGTTCAAAGCTACCGAACACCTGATACAGATGGGATGCAAACGTATTGCTCATTTTGGCGGAGCACAATACAGAAATATCTACCAGGGAAGACAGCATGGGTATATTGATGCCTTGAAAAAATATGATTTACCCATAGACGAAACGCTTATTGTGCATAGCAAATTGAGTCTGGAAGAAGGTTGGAAAGGTGCTGAATACCTTTTAAACCTTCCCGCTCCCCCTGATGGCATTTTTTCAGCCAATGATTCAGCAGCGGTCAGCGCTATACAGTATGCCAAACAAAAGGGAGTGTGCATACCTCGTGACCTTGCCATTGTAGGTTTTAACGATGATCCTATTTCTTCCATCATTGAGCCTGGCCTTACGACTGTTTCTCATCCGGCCTTTGACATGGGTAAAATAGCCGCACAGCAAGTCTTAAAGAATAAGCTCACCCAGGACATTGTACAATCACAAACGATTGTGCTAAAAACCGAGCTTATCCTCAGAGCATCTTCTTCACGTAAAGTTCTCAGAGAGACAGCGCGGAAAGAGTGGTGA